The following are encoded together in the Triticum dicoccoides isolate Atlit2015 ecotype Zavitan chromosome 6B, WEW_v2.0, whole genome shotgun sequence genome:
- the LOC119326715 gene encoding uncharacterized protein LOC119326715: protein MADERMSMRGGTEAGPYASDARVHPQSTRMQRPSMAARVDVGGRGEELSGPDTENGVEAAGSGDSGGAGDERLRGVQAAASMKLIVGMSDLVSPFVVLYEDDVDAFWCFEMLLRRMRENLHLEGPTGVMKQLEALWKIMELIDT from the exons ATGGCGGACGAGAGGATGAGCATGAGGGGAGGCACGGAGGCAGGTCCATATGCGTCAGACGCGCGCGTTCACCCGCAGTCAACGCGGATGCAGCGGCCGTCCATGGCGGCTCGGGTCGATGTAGGAGGACGAGGGGAGGAGCTCTCGGGGCCCGACACCGAGAATGGAGTGGAGGCGGCTGGATCTGGCGATTCTGGAGGGGCTGGCGATGAGCGGCTCCGTGGGGTTCAAGCGGCGGCTTCCATG AAATTGATTGTAGGTATGAGCGATCTGGTTTCCCCTTTTGTTGTTCTATACGAGGATGATGTAGATGCCTTTTGGTGTTTTGAGATGCTACTGAGAAGGATG CGTGAAAATTTACACCTCGAGGGACCGACAGGAGTTATGAAGCAGTTGGAAGCATTGTGGAAGATCATGGAATTGATAGATACGTAA